From a region of the Cygnus atratus isolate AKBS03 ecotype Queensland, Australia chromosome 3, CAtr_DNAZoo_HiC_assembly, whole genome shotgun sequence genome:
- the TBPL1 gene encoding TATA box-binding protein-like 1, with protein sequence MDADSDVALDILITNVVCVFRTRCHLNLRKIALEGANVIYKRDVGKVLMKLRKPRITATIWSSGKVICTGATSEEEAKFGARRLARSLQKLGFQVIFTDFKVVNVLAVCNMPFEIRLPEFTKNNRPHASYEPELHPAVCYRIKTLRATLQIFSTGSITVTGPNVKAVASAVEQIYPFVFESRK encoded by the exons ATGGATGCGGACAGTGATGTTGCATTGGACATTTTAATCACAAATGTAGTGTGTGTTTTTAGAACAAGATGTCATTTAAACTTGAGGAAGATTGCATTAGAGGGAGCAAATGTGATATACAAGCGTGATGTTGGG aaagTATTAATGAAGCTTAGGAAACCTAGGATTACGGCCACAATTTGGTCCTCAGGAAAAGTTATTTGCACAGGAGCCACAAG TGAAGAAGAAGCTAAATTTGGTGCCAGACGATTAGCTCGTAGTCTACAGAAACTAGGTTTTCAG gtaattttcacagattttaaagttGTGAATGTTTTAGCAGTGTGCAACATGCCCTTTGAGATAAGATTGCCAGAATTTACGAAGAATAACAGACCTCATGCGAG TTACGAACCAGAACTTCATCCTGCCGTGTGCTACAGAATAAAAACTCTCAGAGCTACCTTACAAATTTTTTCAACAGGCAGTATCACAGTTACAG gGCCAAACGTAAAGGCTGTTGCCAGTGCTGTGGAGCAGATTTACCCATTCGTGTttgaaagcaggaaataa